From Aspergillus fumigatus Af293 chromosome 5, whole genome shotgun sequence, a single genomic window includes:
- a CDS encoding DUF4267 domain-containing protein has protein sequence MSQSASVSLLTTVVGFIPISFGINAILRPEHALTFFEFEPPVAPSGRSLVDNLMIIYGVRDIFMGLTIYAAGFLGTRKSLGWTLIATSAVAFADGAVCWSQGHGQWNHWGYAPVLAIIGGLLVGSDCKNTTDKTH, from the coding sequence ATGTCTCAATCAGCGTCCGTGTCGCTCCTCACCACCGTCGTGGGATTCATCCCCATCAGTTTTGGTATCAACGCCATCCTGCGTCCCGAACAtgccttgaccttcttcgaGTTTGAACCCCCCGTTGCTCCCAGCGGCCGTAGCCTTGTCGATAACCTGATGATTATATACGGCGTGCGGGACATTTTTATGGGCCTCACCATCTACGCGGCGGGTTTTCTCGGCACTCGCAAGTCCCTGGGTTGGACGTTGATCGCGACCAGTGCGGTCGCCTTTGCTGACGGGGCCGTGTGTTGGAGCCAGGGCCATGGACAATGGAATCACTGGGGATACGCTCCTGTCCTGGCCATAATCGGGGGTCTTCTGGTTGGGTCCGACTGCAAAAACACGACAGACAAGACCCATTGA
- a CDS encoding putative ABC multidrug transporter, which yields MALNSTDNRWSTGEDTPSEAQLPDGEERLDAAPDEKVTAEDIDRRLTNLVRKISAQSRRSHHSFLFGAGENSSLNPQSPSFDARKWARAFYNARYRQDDGHPPRVVGVAFKNLNVFGYGSPVDYQMSVGNALLKVPTMVRQALGGGKQRVDILHDVEGLVLPGEQLCVLGPPGSGCSTFLRTIAGETHGLNVDAASYINYHGISPKQMSTAFRGEAIYTAEVDAHFPMLSVGDTLYFAALARAPQVIPGGLSRQEYAKHLRDVIMAMFGIGHTINTRVGNDFVRGVSGGERKRVTIAEAALGYSPLQCWDNSTRGLDSANAVEFCRTLRTQSDVFGITSCVAIYQAPQAAYDLFDKVLVLYEGWQIYFGAAHEAQAYFEQLGFQCPESQTTADFLTSMCSPAERIVKPGFEHMAPRTPEEFAQRWKESPQRQSLLHAIEKYSTEHPLDGPDLHQFALSRRAEKSHRQREKSPYTLSYRGQVKLCLWREWQRLKNDPSVTLAMLIGNFFEALIIASIFYNLTGDTSSFYYRGALLFMMVLLNAFASVLEILTLYEKRTIVEKQSRYAYYHPSAEALSSFIMSLPYKFVNSSLVNLTLYFMSNLRREPGPFFFFLLISTSMMLAMSMFFRWFASLTKTIDQALAPSSIILLALVLYTGFTIPVSYMRGWASWIRWLNPVSYGFEAVMINEFHGREFPCSSFVPSGPGYEDVSRTQRVCSTVGATSGSDVVSGDVFVRSSYGYVNSHRWRNFGIIIAMTVFLAVCHFVTTELVASKRSKGEVLVFRRGSAHIARAKQGQRDEEQPSASAVPSEKYSEAPTPVEGVETQTSIFHWEDVCYDVKIKNETRRILDHVDGWIKPGTLTALMGVSGAGKTTLLDVLASRTTVGVVTGETLVDGRQRDSSFQRKTGYVQQQDLHLATTTVREALEFSALLRQPPQYSREEKLEYVEKVIDLLHMRDYADAIVGVPGEGLNVERRKRLTIGVELAARPKLLLFLDEPTSGLDSQTSWSICNLMETLTRNGQAILCTIHQPSAMLFQRFDRLLLLAKGGKTVYFGEIGSGARTLMDYFVRNGGPPCPKGANPAEHMLEVIGAAPGAHTDIDWPAVWRNSPEYQQVRQELSRLRQLASQPSSVHSDDPSSYSEFAAPFPAQLGQVGRRVFQQYWRTPSYLYSKAILTVGSSIFIGFSFFKGDNTAQGLQNQVFGVFVFLFVVIQLIFQIIPTFVTQRTLYESRERQSKTYSWQAFVLSNIAVEFAWNTIAAVLCFLAWFYPVGLYRNAEYTDSVHSRSTLVFLIIWATFLFASSFAHLLIAGVESAELASALANIMGIMMYAFCGILAGPHALPGFWIFMYRVNPFTYLVSGLLSASLGDAPMHCAANEFLAFSPPANRTCGEYMEDYMALAGGYLLDSAARGDEQCQYCRVDNTSQYLRNFSIDFATRWRDFGLLWVYVAVNTFGAVFLYWLCRVPKGKKRL from the exons ATGGCCCTGAACTCGACGGATAACCGCTGGTCAACGGGGGAGGATACTCCTTCCGAGGCCCAGCTCCCCGATGGCGAGGAACGCCTGGATGCTGCTCCAGATGAAAAGGTCACCGCTGAGGATATCGACCGCCGGTTGACAAACCTGGTCCGCAAGATAAGCGCCCAATCCCGACGGTCCCATCATTCATTTCTCTTTGGAGCCGGTGAAAATAGCAGTCTCAACCCCCAGAGCCCTTCGTTTGATGCCAGAAAATGGGCCCGAGCCTTTTACAACGCTCGTTACCGGCAGGATGATGGCCACCCCCCTCGCGTGGTAGGTGTCGCGTTCAAAAATCTGAATGTATTTGGGTATGGCAGCCCCGTGGACTATCAGATGAGCGTTGGCAATGCGCTCCTGAAGGTGCCGACGATGGTCCGACAGGCCCTGGGAGGCGGAAAACAGCGGGTCGATATTCTGCACGACGTCGAGGGCCTGGTGCTGCCCGGAGAACAGCTGTGTGTCCTTGGCCCTCCTGGCTCCGGTTGCTCAACGTTTCTCAGAACGATTGCGGGCGAGACCCACGGTCTGAATGTGGATGCAGCGTCATATATCAACTACCACGGCATCAGCCCCAAACAGATGTCGACGGCTTTTCGCGGCGAGGCAATCTACACGGCCGAGGTGGACGCTCACTTCCCCATGCTCTCAGTAGGAGACACATTGTATTTTGCCGCCCTTGCTCGTGCCCCGCAGGTGATCCCGGGGGGTCTATCCCGACAGGAGTACGCCAAACATCTGCGCGATGTGATCATGGCCATGTTTGGCATTGGCCATACCATCAACACGCGTGTGGGGAATGACTTTGTTCGAGGCGTCAGCGGCGGTGAGAGGAAGCGAGTCACCATTGCCGAGGCTGCTCTGGGATACTCCCCCCTGCAATGCTGGGATAATAGTACCCGAGGTCTGGACAGTGCGAATGCTGTGGAATTCTGTCGGACATTGCGGACGCAGAGCGATGTCTTTGGGATTACCTCCTGTGTGGCCATCTACCAAGCCCCTCAAGCGGCATACGAT TTGTTTGACAAAGTCCTTGTTCTGTATGAAGGATGGCAGATATACTTTGGCGCGGCGCACGAGGCCCAAGCCTACTTCGAGCAGCTTGGATTCCAGTGCCCTGAATCTCAGACCACCGCCGATTTCCTCACCTCGATGTGCAGCCCCGCTGAACGCATTGTCAAACCCGGGTTTGAGCACATGGCTCCTCGCACCCCAGAAGAGTTTGCGCAGCGCTGGAAAGAGAGTCCGCAACGGCAGTCCCTATTGCACGCAATCGAGAAGTACAGCACCGAGCATCCGCTTGACGGACCCGATCTCCACCAGTTTGCCCTCTCACGGAGGGCAGAGAAGTCACACCGGCAGCGAGAGAAATCGCCATACACCCTGTCCTACAGGGGCCAGGTTAAACTGTGTTTGTGGAGGGAATGGCAGCGTCTCAAGAACGACCCCAGTGTCACATTGGCCATGCTCATCGGAAACTTTTTCGAGGCTCTGATCATTGCCAGCATCTTCTACAACCTCACCGGAGACACATCCTCGTTCTACTACCGCGGCGCCCTGCTCTTTATGATGGTCTTGCTCAACGCCTTTGCCAGTGTCCTCGAGATTCTGACATTGTACGAGAAACGCACCATTGTGGAGAAACAGAGCCGCTACGCATACTACCACCCCAGCGCGGAGGCTCTGTCGTCCTTTATCATGAGTCTTCCATACAAGTTCGTGaattcctccttggtcaaTCTCACGCTATACTTCATGTCGAACCTGCGACGCGAGCCGGGCCcgtttttcttcttcctgttgaTTTCCACGTCAATGATGCTGGCCATGTCGATGTTCTTCCGCTGGTTTGCATCCTTGACCAAGACCATCGACCAGGCCCTTGCTCCTTCGTCTATCATTCTGCTGGCCCTTGTCTTATATACTGGCTTCACCATTCCTGTGTCGTACATGCGCGGCTGGGCCTCGTGGATTCGATGGCTCAACCCCGTGTCATATGGCTTCGAAGCCGTCATGATCAACGAGTTCCACGGACGTGAGTTCCCGTGTTCCTCTTTTGTCCCATCCGGGCCAGGCTACGAGGATGTATCCCGCACGCAGCGCGTATGCTCGACTGTCGGAGCGACTTCGGGCTCAGATGTCGTTTCGGGCGACGTGTTTGTCCGCTCCTCGTACGGCTACGTCAACAGCCACCGCTGGCGCAACTTTGggatcatcatcgccatgaCCGTCTTCCTGGCCGTGTGCCATTTTGTGACGACGGAGCTTGTTGCTTCGAAGCGGTCAAAAGGCGAGGTACTTGTATTCCGACGCGGGAGCGCTCATATCGCGCGAGCAAAGCAGGGGCAGCGCGACGAGGAACAgccctctgcctctgccgtGCCGAGTGAAAAGTACAGTGAGGCCCCGACTCCTGTTGAGGGTGTTGAGACGCAGACGTCTATATTTCACTGGGAAGATGTGTGTTACGATGTGAAGATCAAGAACGAAACGAGGCGGATTCTCGACCACGTCGATGGATGGATCAAACCTGGTACACTGACTGCTCTGATG GGCGTCTCCGGGGCTGGGAAGACTACCTTGCTTGATGTCCTGGCCAGCCGAACGACGGTCGGAGTCGTCACGGGCGAAACGCTGGTGGACGGACGACAGCGGGACAGTTCATTCCAGCGAAAGACGGGATATGTCCAACAGCAGGACCTCCACCTGGCCACCACAACCGTCCGTGAGGCGCTCGAGTTCAGCGCTCTCCTGCGGCAACCACCCCAATACAGCcgggaggagaagctggagtACGTGGAAAAAGTGATTGACCTCCTGCATATGCGAGACTACGCCGACGCGATTGTCGGCGTCCCCGGGGAAGGCTTGAACGTGGAACGGAGGAAACGGCTCACCATCGGAGTGGAGCTGGCTGCCCGTCCCAAGCTGCTCTTGTTCCTGGATGAACCCACGTCTGGGCTAGACAGCCAGACGTCCTGGTCGATATGCAACCTCATGGAGACGTTGACCAGAAACGGACAGGCCATCTTATGTACGATCCATCAACCGTCGGCCATGTTGTTCCAGCGCTTCGACCGACTCCTGCTCCTCGCCAAGGGAGGAAAGACCGTTTACTTTGGGGAAATTGGATCGGGGGCCAGGACCCTGATGGATTACTTTGTTCGCAATGGTGGACCCCCCTGCCCGAAAGGTGCCAACCCGGCAGAACATATGCTCGAGGTGATTGGAGCCGCGCCAGGAGCTCATACGGATATCGACTGGCCAGCGGTGTGGCGCAATAGTCCGGAGTACCAGCAGGTTCGCCAGGAATTGTCTCGCCTGAGACAGCTGGCCAGTCAGCCTTCGTCGGTGCATTCGGATGACCCATCCAGCTACTCCGAGTTTGCGGCCCCGTTCCCAGCCCAGCTGGGCCAGGTCGGTCGTCGAGTCTTCCAGCAGTACTGGCGGACGCCGTCGTATCTCTATTCCAAGGCGATCCTGACCGTCGGCTCG tccatcttcattggcttctccttcttcaaaGGCGACAACACCGCCCAGGGACTACAGAACCAGGTGTTTGGtgtctttgtcttcctcttcgtcgtcatccaactcatcttccagatcaTTCCAACATTTGTCACCCAGCGAACTTTATACGAGTCTCGCGAGCGCCAGTCCAAGACCTACTCCTGGCAAGCCTTCGTTCTCTCCAATATCGCCGTGGAGTTTGCATGGAACACG ATCGCGGCAGTTCTCTGTTTCCTGGCCTGGTTCTACCCCGTCGGCCTCTACCGCAACGCCGAATACACCGACAGCGTCCATTCCCGAAGCaccctcgtcttcctcatcatctgggCCACcttcctcttcgccagctCCTTTGCGCATCTCCTCATCGCCGGCGTCGAGAGCGCCGAGCTCGCCTCCGCGCTCGCAAACATCATGGGCATCATGATGTACGCCTTCTGCGGCATCCTCGCCGGCCCGCATGCGCTCCCTGGTTTCTGGATCTTCATGTATCGGGTCAACCCGTTCACGTACCTGGTGTCGGGACTGTTGTCGGCGAGCCTGGGTGATGCTCCGATGCACTGCGCGGCTAACGAGTTCCTGGCGTTTTCGCCTCCTGCGAATCGGACTTGCGGCGAGTACATGGAGGACTACATGGCCTTGGCCGGGGGGTACTTGCTGGATTCGGCCGCGCGCGGTGATGAGCAATGCCAGTATTGTCGTGTTGATAACACGAGCCAATACTTGAGGAATTTCAGCATTGACTTCGCGACTCGCTGGAGGGATTTCGGGCTGCTCTGGGTGTATGTCGCCGTTAACACCTTCGGGGCGGTCTTCCTCTACTGGCTTTGTCGGGTCCcgaaagggaagaaaagactGTGA